A genome region from Urocitellus parryii isolate mUroPar1 chromosome X, mUroPar1.hap1, whole genome shotgun sequence includes the following:
- the LOC113175432 gene encoding testis-expressed protein 13B-like produces MAVNFNDPASGFYQREVVDFINKQILRNGVSADLYTMQTSKTWGELEKKLQAILTDSAIPDSIKKSCAWSALALAVRLARKQKKEYTEKVMKLQEQVDEQKLFINVLIGMVNRLRDTQQKEREKAQFQLQQSLIILHRIEGERNLLRSELLKVLSTPFQGPEVMKEEENGNETKTLNKFAFAQDTGIDWTGEETVGESGQEAAAATAATITASDVEGEEKENLISVSENDQELTVFSCSGILEDWSQASPLLPLSLSEPSCSFLPSFLPAETARETVVVSPGSYAESSWKGKRLHTRKFLPERFKPKPGSSHSTRCGIKRREGDWDCEQCHLMNFSWRNVCFKCGKFPYTKERVQFFLPVKDLCEF; encoded by the coding sequence ATGGCTGTGAATTTTAATGACCCAGCCAGTGGCTTCTATCAAAGGGAGGTTGTAGattttataaataagcaaatacttCGAAATGGAGTTAGTGCAGACCTCTATACAATGCAGACAAGCAAGACCTGGGGTGAATTGGAGAAGAAGTTACAGGCCATCCTGACTGACTCAGCAATTCCAGACTCCATTAAGAAGTCTTGTGCCTGGAGTGCCCTGGCCCTGGCAGTGCGcttggccaggaagcagaagaaagagtACACAGAAAAGGTAATGAAACTGCAGGAACAGGTAGATGAACAAAAACTGTTCATTAATGTGCTGATAGGAATGGTAAATagactcagggatactcaacaaaaggaaagggagaaagctCAATTTCAACTCCAACAAAGCCTTATAATCCTTCATAGAATAGAAGGGGAACGAAATTTACTCAGAAGTGAGCTTCTTAAGGTATTAAGCACTCCATTTCAGGGGCCGGAAGTAATGAaagaagaggagaatggaaatGAGACAAAGACATTAAATAAGTTTGCATTTGCTCAAGACACAGGAATTGATTGGACTGGGGAGGAAACTGTGGGGGAATCAGGTCAAGAGGCTGCAGCAGCCACAGCTGCTACTATTACTGCTTCTGAtgtagagggagaagaaaaggaaaatttgattTCTGTTAGTGAGAATGACCAGGAGTTAACCGTTTTTTCTTGCTCTGGTATCTTGGAGGACTGGAGCCAGGCTAGTCCACTGCTACCTCTTAGTCTGTCTGAACCATCCTGCTCATTCCTGCCTAGCTTCCTTCCAGCAGAAACTGCAAGGGAAACTGTGGTAGTTTCTCCTGGGAGTTATGCTGAGTCTAGCTGGAAGGGTAAGCGACTCCATACCAGGAAGTTTCTGCCAGAAAGGTTTAAGCCAAAGCCTGGCTCCTCTCACTCAACAAGATGTGGCATCAAGCGCAGAGAGGGGGATTGGGATTGTGAACAGTGTCATCTGATGAATTTCTCATGGCGAAATGTGTGTTTCAAATGTGGAAAATTCCCATACACAAAGGAAAGAGTGCAGTTTTTTCTCCCAGTTAAGGATCtctgtgaattttaa